A portion of the Salmo trutta chromosome 1, fSalTru1.1, whole genome shotgun sequence genome contains these proteins:
- the LOC115147178 gene encoding extensin-like, with protein MIPPAVVVMQRIHSGKYPHCSGLQRPPTPTNPYTTPTNPYQPLPTLTQPLPTPTNPYQPLHNPYQPLHNPYQPLPTPTQPLHNPYQPLPTLTQPLPTPTNPYQPLHNPYQPIHNPFTTPSQPPHNPNQPPHNPYQPRPTPTNPHTTPTNPYTTPTDPFRPRPTPTQPRPTPTNPHTTPTNPDQPPHNPYTTPTNPTNPHQPRPTPTNSHQPLPTPTNPHQPPPTPTNPHQLPPTPTNPHQLPPTPTNPHQLPPTPTNPNQPPPTPTNPHQPLPTPTNPYQPLPTPTNLYQPLLTSTNPYTDSFAKG; from the coding sequence ATGATACCGCCTGCTGTTGTTGTCATGCAGAGAATTCACAGTGGAAAATACCCACACTGCTCTGGACTGCAGAGGCCACCAACCCCTACCAACCCCTACACAACCCCTACCAACCCCTACCAACCCTTACCAACCCTTACACAACCCCTACCAACCCCTACCAACCCTTACCAACCCTTACACAACCCCTACCAACCCCTTCACAACCCCTACCAACCCCTACCAACCCCTACACAACCCCTACACAACCCCTACCAACCCCTACCAACCCTTACACAACCCCTACCAACCCCTACCAACCCCTACCAACCCCTACACAACCCCTACCAACCCATTCACAACCCCTTCACAACCCCTTCACAACCCCCACACAACCCCAACCAACCCCCACACAACCCCTACCAACCCCGACCAACTCCCACCAACCCCCACACAACCCCGACCAACCCCTACACAACCCCTACCGACCCCTTCCGACCCCGACCAACCCCCACACAACCCCGACCAACCCCGACCAACCCCCACACAACCCCGACCAACCCCGACCAAcccccacacaacccctacaCAACCCCGACCAACCCGACCAACCCCCATCAACCCCGGCCAACCCCCACCAACTCCCACCAACCCCTTCCAACCCCGACCAACCCCCACCAACCCCCACCAACTCCAACCAACCCGCACCAACTCCCACCAACCCCCACCAACCCCCACCAACTCCCACCAACTCCCACCAACCCCCACCAACTCCCACCAACCCCCACCAACCCCAACCAACCCCCACCAACTCCCACCAACCCCCACCAACCCCTGCCAACCCCCACCAACCCCTACCAACCTCTACCAACCCCTACCAACCTCTACCAACCCCTACTAACCTCTACCAACCCCTACACAGATAGCTTTGCCAAGGGTTAA